The Diadema setosum chromosome 4, eeDiaSeto1, whole genome shotgun sequence genome window below encodes:
- the LOC140226799 gene encoding uncharacterized protein KIAA2013 homolog has protein sequence MWLQGRFSQLTGSLPAFKWRKVCLAAILILVVFGYIGPLVIHHGKTTQVTMECLGTMVTQLEKEYGSSGATILHAGRDPDQPKVLPLVGNGYLEFIVDHTKPYNLHLRGDSWVADAPYRPLLRVKIDGYTDQRATIVNYRKGMVEHIQCYYVQDSCVQVKVTTLAHRTREAILYQEVEVENTASVPVTLLVSRNGPSHWKGSGTSNEIFEVNGKSISYVISTGKFPAPYVRDTQGQHYVALVIVATDFDKRVEIQPNSRYTKETITVTRFSEPVLDIHADTDVLASLTDKTEEELFSLLHLDFRDILDEHLSVWSNSMWNSKLLVEPLLSSEDSPNVPHLTTELVTATFFYMMSSVKAPLLVPGLGAQEKKGLVSALQRPQSCFNGQPTFNNAELWKQVEKAQELRDLVSHWMHTLYKHGCSSLLSAGVTGVTQAMLLSIFSAQFTDKELSFHADPAQLKGRFFFQNILYNSSYLQINIDPSGPAENQKVTLRVSHSQNQEERVRPLFACGSGCLQALQLTEKDQKLDLKWTEPQTPFLYVSHDRKHLEYLQHIIHFKKLRWLDEIPAKTGEDHHGFQVPMLVWVVLISLIICFHIILFKMIWNEYCRDSPTNWPKSKFNAKP, from the coding sequence ATGTGGCTCCAGGGTCGCTTCAGCCAGCTGACTGGGTCCCTCCCAGCCTTCAAGTGGAGGAAGGTCTGCCTTGCTGCAATCCTCATCTTAGTGGTCTTCGGCTACATTGGGCCCCTGGTCATCCACCATGGCAAGACCACACAGGTGACCATGGAGTGCCTGGGCACCATGGTGACCCAGCTGGAGAAAGAGTATGGTTCATCGGGTGCCACGATACTCCATGCAGGACGTGACCCTGATCAGCCCAAGGTGCTGCCACTTGTGGGCAATGGCTACCTTGAGTTCATAGTTGACCACACCAAACCGTACAACCTTCACTTACGAGGAGACTCGTGGGTGGCTGATGCCCCCTATCGCCCTCTGCTGCGTGTCAAAATAGATGGCTACACTGACCAGCGGGCAACAATAGTCAATTACAGGAAGGGCATGGTGGAACACATACAGTGCTATTACGTACAAGATTCTTGTGTCCAAGTCAAAGTAACCACACTTGCACATAGAACTCGGGAGGCCATCTTGTACCAAGAAGTGGAAGTGGAGAACACAGCATCTGTGCCTGTTACTCTGTTGGTTTCCAGGAATGGGCCCAGCCATTGGAAGGGCTCAGGAACAagtaatgaaatatttgaagtcaATGGAAAGTCCATCAGTTATGTCATATCAACTGGAAAGTTTCCAGCACCCTACGTGCGAGACACACAAGGGCAGCACTATGTGGCATTGGTCATTGTGGCTACTGACTTTGATAAGAGGGTTGAGATACAGCCAAACTCTAGGTACACTAAGGAGACCATCACTGTCACTCGCTTCTCTGAGCCTGTATTAGATATACATGCTGACACTGATGTGTTGGCAAGCCTCACAGATAAAACAGAAGAGGAGCTCTTCTCCTTGTTACATCTAGATTTTAGAGACATTCTGGATGAGCATCTCAGTGTATGGTCAAATAGCATGTGGAATAGCAAGCTGCTTGTGGAACCCTTGCTGAGCTCTGAGGATTCTCCCAATGTCCCGCATTTGACAACAGAACTTGTCACAGCGACATTTTTCTACATGATGTCATCTGTAAAGGCCCCACTCCTAGTGCCCGGTCTTGGTGCACAGGAAAAGAAGGGCTTAGTGAGTGCCTTGCAGCGACCACAGTCCTGCTTCAATGGACAACCGACATTCAACAACGCTGAGCTGTGGAAGCAAGTTGAGAAGGCCCAGGAACTCCGGGATCTTGTCTCCCACTGGATGCACACACTGTACAAGCACGGCTGCAGCTCCCTGCTCTCAGCTGGGGTGACTGGTGTGACACAGGCCATGCTTCTCAGCATCTTCTCTGCACAGTTCACTGACAAAGAGCTTTCATTTCACGCTGACCCAGCTCAACTCAAGGGCCGattcttttttcaaaacatcCTGTACAATTCATCCTACCTGCAAATAAATATTGATCCCTCCGGcccagctgagaaccagaaggtcACCTTGCGTGTGAGTCACTCCCAGAACCAGGAGGAACGGGTGCGCCCTCTTTTTGCCTGTGGATCTGGATGTCTTCAGGCGTTGCAACTCACAGAGAAGGACCAGAAACTGGACTTGAAGTGGACAGAGCCCCAGACTCCGTTCCTGTATGTGTCGCACGACCGCAAGCACCTTGAATATCTCCAGCACATTATCCACTTCAAGAAGCTGCGCTGGCTGGATGAGATTCCTGCCAAGACTGGCGAGGACCACCATGGGTTTCAGGTGCCAATGCTGGTCTGGGTGGTGCTCATCAGTCTCATTATCTGCTTTCACATCATCCTCTTTAAGATGATTTGGAATGAGTATTGTCGAGACAGTCCCACAAACTGGCCTAAGTCCAAGTTTAATGCAAAGCcgtga